In Cupriavidus basilensis, the following proteins share a genomic window:
- a CDS encoding amidohydrolase family protein — protein MIIDSHAHIVMPPESFRYMAELVGGRANPSTTPKVPDASVRKVAEELVQSMDKVGTDVQFISPRPYLQMHSVKPGRVTELWSRHCNDLIARFVALFPDRFRGVAGLPQYMNESPALRAVPELERCVKELGFVGCLINPDPTEGEGPTPPGLGDPFWYPLYDAMTQLDVPGLIHSAGSCSARESYTLKFINEESIAIVSLLGSKVFDTYPGLKIVVAHGGGAIPYQMGRFRSWSVRKGETVSFDEQLKRLYFDTCNYSKEAIELLLKVAGTDNVLFGTEKPGTGSARDPVSGRDYDDMKPVIESIDWLSEQQRRNIFECNCTRVYSRAFRKDEAC, from the coding sequence ATGATCATCGATTCCCACGCGCATATCGTCATGCCTCCAGAAAGCTTCCGCTACATGGCGGAGCTGGTAGGAGGCCGTGCCAACCCGTCAACCACGCCGAAGGTTCCGGATGCTTCCGTGCGCAAGGTGGCCGAAGAACTGGTTCAGAGCATGGACAAGGTCGGCACCGACGTGCAGTTCATCTCGCCGCGTCCCTACCTGCAGATGCACTCGGTCAAGCCCGGCCGCGTGACCGAGTTGTGGTCGCGCCATTGCAACGACCTGATCGCACGCTTCGTGGCGCTGTTCCCGGACCGTTTCCGCGGTGTCGCGGGATTGCCTCAATACATGAATGAATCGCCCGCGCTGCGCGCGGTACCCGAGCTGGAGCGCTGCGTCAAGGAACTCGGTTTTGTCGGCTGCCTGATCAACCCCGATCCGACCGAAGGCGAAGGCCCCACGCCCCCCGGCCTGGGCGATCCGTTCTGGTATCCGCTCTACGATGCCATGACCCAGCTCGACGTACCGGGCCTGATCCACTCGGCCGGCAGCTGCAGCGCGCGCGAGTCCTATACCCTGAAGTTCATCAACGAAGAGAGCATTGCCATCGTCTCGCTGCTGGGCTCCAAGGTCTTCGACACATACCCGGGCCTGAAGATCGTCGTGGCACATGGCGGCGGCGCGATTCCCTACCAGATGGGACGTTTTCGCTCATGGTCGGTCCGCAAGGGCGAAACGGTGAGCTTCGACGAACAGCTCAAGCGCTTGTATTTCGACACCTGCAACTATTCCAAGGAAGCCATTGAGCTGCTGCTCAAGGTGGCCGGCACCGACAATGTGCTGTTTGGCACCGAGAAACCGGGCACCGGCAGCGCGCGCGACCCGGTTTCCGGGCGCGACTACGACGACATGAAGCCGGTGATCGAGAGCATTGACTGGCTCAGCGAGCAACAGCGCAGGAACATCTTCGAGTGCAATTGCACCCGCGTCTATTCGCGCGCTTTCCGCAAAGACGAGGCGTGCTGA
- a CDS encoding RidA family protein, producing MGNIICSSAIAGKDPATGRLPADAAAQAELAFSNMQRLLEAGGATFADLVKLTVYVKDNSVREAVNGEWLHHFPDPLDRPARHIVVHDLQHGMLLQLECMAVVASETKG from the coding sequence GTGGGCAACATCATCTGCTCCTCGGCGATAGCCGGGAAGGACCCCGCCACCGGCAGACTGCCGGCAGATGCCGCCGCGCAGGCGGAACTGGCTTTTTCGAATATGCAGCGGCTGCTTGAAGCCGGGGGCGCGACCTTCGCTGACCTGGTCAAACTCACCGTCTACGTGAAGGACAACAGCGTGCGCGAGGCCGTCAACGGTGAATGGCTGCACCACTTCCCGGACCCCCTCGACCGTCCCGCGCGGCACATCGTCGTACACGACCTCCAGCACGGCATGTTGCTACAACTTGAATGCATGGCCGTTGTGGCCAGCGAAACCAAAGGCTGA
- a CDS encoding GntR family transcriptional regulator produces MTVDGFASAVSISFQCCFRPATPQQSLVSPRSEKYSVCIPEFCCCIFSATPARWPALAPNANRLMTSPPVRTRPLSSEGMTLSAAADPEPRAGLAKDILATLGEEIEQGILAPGCALDERALAVRFNVSRTPVREALQQLAARELVNIAPRQCAIVARLSISKVRAMLEYVGELESLCARLAARRGDESLHAALDAGIHHCRQAAQTGSQQAYAAANALFHEVIYTGCRNTYLAEHIRQARRRLQRYRTQDFLNSSQIAKSLSDHQEIARAIQAGDEPQAGAAMLLHVPAGTTGFSEFLATVPMNFFAGETSSDTP; encoded by the coding sequence ATGACTGTAGACGGCTTCGCAAGTGCCGTCAGCATCTCGTTTCAGTGCTGTTTCCGACCGGCAACCCCACAGCAATCGCTTGTTTCTCCGCGTTCCGAAAAATATTCTGTTTGCATACCAGAATTCTGTTGTTGTATATTTTCAGCAACCCCGGCGCGATGGCCGGCCTTGGCCCCCAATGCAAACCGTTTGATGACTTCACCCCCCGTTCGCACTCGCCCCCTCTCCAGTGAGGGAATGACCCTGTCCGCGGCAGCCGATCCAGAGCCGCGCGCGGGCCTCGCCAAGGACATTCTCGCCACCCTGGGGGAAGAAATCGAACAGGGCATCCTGGCGCCTGGCTGTGCGCTGGATGAGCGAGCGCTGGCGGTCCGCTTCAACGTGTCGCGCACGCCTGTCCGCGAAGCTTTGCAGCAGCTTGCGGCACGCGAACTGGTCAACATCGCGCCGCGCCAGTGCGCAATCGTGGCGCGGCTTTCAATCAGCAAAGTGCGGGCAATGCTCGAATACGTGGGAGAACTTGAGTCGCTGTGCGCCAGGCTCGCCGCCCGGCGTGGCGACGAAAGCCTGCACGCCGCGCTCGATGCGGGCATTCACCACTGCCGGCAAGCCGCGCAGACAGGCAGCCAGCAAGCCTATGCGGCCGCCAATGCCCTGTTCCACGAGGTGATTTACACAGGCTGCCGCAATACGTATCTGGCCGAGCATATCCGCCAGGCACGCAGGCGCTTGCAGCGCTACCGCACCCAGGATTTCCTGAACAGCAGCCAGATCGCCAAGTCTTTGAGCGACCACCAGGAGATCGCGCGCGCCATCCAGGCCGGTGACGAACCGCAGGCTGGTGCCGCGATGCTGTTGCATGTGCCCGCCGGCACCACCGGCTTTTCCGAGTTCCTGGCCACTGTGCCGATGAACTTCTTCGCAGGCGAAACCAGCAGCGACACTCCCTGA
- a CDS encoding acetate--CoA ligase family protein has translation MTVDRILKPQSIAIVGASADPRSFGGFVLANLERFGYAGAIHLVSRGSSEINGRDCVKTVGELPEGIDLAVLAIPESGVLEAVRGLAARHTHAAVLFASGYAEAGEEGRARQDELAAVARDAGMLLLGPNCMGFTNFEAGVPVTFEPVQPYPCDGRPGIGVVAQSGAMAANLRDAVIGRGLPLTATVSTGNEASVGIEDVLAHYIADPQTRVIAVYAEQVRRPQLFLQLARQARAVGKPIVMLMPGKSARAREAAQSHTGALAGDHATASVALAREAVVLVDSLDELFDAAAILLRFPVPPGGGPAFMTGSGAMKNIALDFCDGLGLELPALTEATTQRLTGMLPGYAVAENPLDYTTIGVRQPGLIGEILLAMLADEHIGSLVLSIPAGPEVAQRDKAEHILPAIAQAAKPAVLVITGDNGPIEPFFVDAIRASGVPFFRSPDRALRALARVAAYGEALQRAVRASQGAAHALPLPAPLPPSGVFAEYQGKAWLAAAGIAVPEGALAGSADEAVRIAARIGYPVVIKAQASALPHKSDVGGVIVGLADEAALRAGWQELHANVSSHRPDLQLDGVLVEAMGARGLELVVGAKRDADWGPVVLVGLGGVWIEALKDVRLIPADMAEADIVEELGRLKAASLLKGIRGAAAVDVPAVARVVALVGEQMRANPQITEIDINPLVAYPDRVLALDALVVCNPAA, from the coding sequence ATGACGGTAGACCGTATCCTCAAGCCGCAATCGATCGCCATCGTCGGCGCGTCCGCGGACCCGCGTTCCTTCGGCGGTTTCGTGTTAGCCAACCTGGAGCGCTTCGGCTATGCGGGCGCCATTCACCTGGTTAGCCGCGGCAGCAGCGAGATCAACGGCCGGGATTGCGTGAAGACGGTGGGGGAGTTGCCTGAGGGGATCGATCTGGCGGTGCTGGCGATTCCGGAGTCGGGTGTGCTCGAGGCCGTGCGTGGACTGGCTGCCCGGCACACGCATGCCGCAGTGTTGTTTGCCTCCGGCTATGCCGAAGCGGGTGAGGAAGGCCGGGCCAGGCAGGACGAGCTTGCCGCTGTGGCGCGTGATGCCGGGATGCTGCTGCTGGGACCCAACTGCATGGGTTTCACCAACTTCGAGGCAGGCGTACCCGTCACCTTCGAACCGGTACAGCCGTATCCGTGCGACGGCCGTCCGGGCATCGGCGTGGTTGCGCAAAGTGGTGCCATGGCGGCCAACCTGCGCGATGCTGTGATTGGCCGTGGCCTGCCGCTGACGGCGACGGTGTCGACCGGCAATGAGGCCTCGGTCGGCATCGAGGACGTGCTGGCGCATTACATTGCAGATCCACAGACGCGAGTGATTGCGGTCTACGCGGAGCAGGTGCGTCGGCCGCAGCTTTTTCTGCAACTGGCGCGCCAGGCACGCGCCGTCGGCAAGCCTATCGTGATGCTGATGCCCGGCAAGAGCGCAAGGGCGCGCGAGGCGGCCCAGTCGCACACCGGCGCGCTTGCCGGCGATCATGCCACCGCCTCGGTGGCGCTGGCGCGGGAGGCGGTGGTACTGGTGGATTCCCTGGATGAGCTCTTTGACGCAGCGGCAATCTTGCTGCGTTTCCCGGTTCCGCCTGGCGGCGGGCCGGCTTTTATGACCGGGTCCGGCGCAATGAAGAATATTGCGCTGGACTTCTGCGACGGGCTTGGCTTGGAACTGCCCGCCCTGACAGAAGCAACGACGCAGCGCCTCACCGGGATGCTGCCGGGCTATGCGGTAGCCGAGAACCCGCTGGACTACACCACGATCGGCGTACGGCAGCCTGGGCTGATCGGCGAGATCCTGCTCGCCATGCTGGCCGACGAGCACATCGGCAGCCTTGTGTTGAGCATCCCGGCCGGCCCGGAGGTGGCGCAGCGTGATAAAGCCGAGCATATCCTGCCGGCCATTGCACAGGCGGCCAAGCCGGCGGTGCTGGTAATCACCGGCGACAATGGCCCGATCGAGCCGTTCTTCGTGGACGCGATCCGTGCCAGCGGTGTGCCTTTCTTCCGCTCGCCCGACCGGGCATTGCGCGCCCTGGCGCGCGTGGCGGCTTACGGCGAGGCCTTGCAGCGTGCCGTGCGAGCCAGCCAGGGCGCAGCGCACGCGCTGCCGCTGCCGGCTCCCTTGCCGCCGTCGGGTGTGTTCGCCGAATACCAGGGCAAGGCCTGGCTGGCGGCCGCGGGCATCGCGGTGCCCGAGGGGGCGCTCGCTGGCAGCGCCGACGAGGCGGTGCGCATCGCCGCCCGGATCGGCTACCCGGTGGTCATCAAGGCGCAAGCCAGCGCGCTGCCGCACAAAAGCGATGTCGGCGGCGTGATCGTCGGCCTGGCTGACGAGGCGGCATTGCGGGCAGGCTGGCAGGAACTGCACGCGAACGTGTCATCGCACAGGCCCGATCTGCAGCTCGATGGCGTGCTGGTGGAGGCGATGGGCGCGCGCGGACTGGAACTCGTGGTGGGCGCCAAGCGCGACGCCGACTGGGGGCCTGTGGTGCTGGTCGGACTGGGCGGCGTGTGGATCGAAGCCTTGAAGGATGTGCGCCTCATTCCCGCCGACATGGCCGAAGCCGACATCGTGGAGGAACTCGGGCGCCTGAAAGCCGCGTCCTTGCTAAAGGGTATCCGTGGCGCGGCTGCGGTGGACGTGCCGGCAGTGGCGCGCGTGGTGGCGCTGGTCGGCGAGCAGATGCGGGCCAATCCCCAGATTACCGAGATCGACATTAATCCGCTGGTTGCCTATCCCGACCGCGTGCTGGCGCTCGATGCGCTGGTGGTCTGCAACCCAGCCGCCTGA
- a CDS encoding acyl-CoA dehydrogenase family protein, with protein MQLEFSAADDAFRQEVRAFVKARLPSDIKRKVELGLRLEHADYVTWFRILEARGWITPGWPVEHGGPGWSHLQRYIFDEETLLGGAPRIIASGIQMLGPVLIAFGTPEQKARYLPDIRHSNTWWAQGFSEPGAGSDLAAVRTTAVLEPDGRHFVVNGHKVWTSYAHWCSMMFALVRTDPDAAKPQEGISFILIDMASPGVEVRPIRMLEGGTDLNECYLDNVRVPVENLVGEINKGWSYGKYLLGHERTGIAGIGSCKQQLARARTLADEQGLGDDAVLQCRLAQFEIELMALEYTALRLLGDNQRSRVPSVEASMLKVRGTELRQAIYELLVEVAGPHAVPFDEAAMLGAAGYEQSTAADAASPPTLAALAANYLDSRKLSIYGGVNEVQRNLISKAFLAA; from the coding sequence ATGCAACTAGAATTTTCCGCCGCCGACGACGCCTTTCGGCAGGAAGTGCGCGCCTTCGTCAAGGCCCGGCTCCCGTCCGACATCAAGCGCAAGGTGGAACTCGGGCTGCGGCTCGAGCATGCCGACTATGTGACCTGGTTCCGCATTCTCGAGGCGCGCGGCTGGATCACGCCTGGCTGGCCTGTCGAGCACGGCGGCCCTGGCTGGAGTCACCTGCAGCGCTATATCTTCGATGAGGAGACGCTGCTCGGCGGCGCGCCGCGCATCATCGCCAGCGGCATCCAGATGCTGGGACCGGTGCTGATTGCATTCGGCACGCCGGAACAGAAAGCCAGATACCTGCCGGACATTCGCCATAGCAATACCTGGTGGGCCCAGGGCTTCTCGGAGCCGGGTGCGGGCTCGGACCTCGCGGCGGTGCGTACCACGGCGGTGCTGGAGCCCGACGGCAGGCATTTTGTCGTCAACGGCCACAAGGTCTGGACCTCATACGCGCACTGGTGCTCGATGATGTTCGCGCTGGTGCGCACCGACCCGGATGCAGCCAAGCCGCAAGAGGGCATCTCATTCATCCTGATCGACATGGCTTCGCCCGGCGTGGAAGTGAGGCCGATCCGCATGCTGGAAGGCGGCACCGACCTCAACGAGTGCTATCTCGACAATGTGCGGGTGCCGGTCGAGAACCTGGTGGGAGAAATCAACAAAGGCTGGTCCTACGGCAAATACCTGCTTGGCCACGAGCGCACCGGCATCGCCGGCATCGGGTCGTGCAAGCAGCAGCTCGCGCGCGCTCGCACACTCGCCGATGAGCAGGGGCTGGGCGACGACGCGGTGCTGCAGTGCCGTCTCGCGCAGTTCGAGATCGAGCTGATGGCGCTGGAATATACCGCGCTGCGCCTGCTCGGGGACAACCAGCGCAGCCGGGTGCCAAGCGTGGAGGCATCGATGTTGAAGGTGCGCGGCACCGAACTGCGCCAGGCGATCTATGAGCTGCTGGTTGAAGTGGCGGGGCCGCATGCGGTGCCCTTTGACGAAGCGGCGATGCTGGGTGCGGCCGGCTACGAGCAGAGCACGGCGGCCGATGCGGCCAGTCCGCCCACGCTGGCGGCGCTGGCGGCGAATTATCTCGATTCGCGCAAGCTGTCCATCTATGGCGGCGTCAACGAAGTGCAGCGCAACCTTATCAGCAAGGCCTTTCTCGCGGCCTGA
- a CDS encoding acyl-CoA dehydrogenase family protein, which produces MDFSYTDEHIALQDAVRRFCDGEYPAHQRGNPEAPALCAQRWASMAELGLLGLPFDSEVGGSGQGTVELMLVAQELGRCLGGGAWLSSVVLAGQLLDQVGTARQRGRWLPEVASGKCRLALAASESDSRYSLSRVRTRAQASADGWRIEGRKTLVLEGGDANAFIVVARTAGDVADDDGLTLFLVDAKTPGVAVHGFATLDGRQAAHVVLDGVQVGSDAMLGEAGRALPLIEAATDRASAVLCAEAAGALEALIDLTAEHLKTRKQFGTTLARFQVLQHRVADMLIALEQSKSMACAAAMAVDAGEPVQRRRLVSAAKVVVGQAGRQVSQWAIQLHGAMGMTDECRVGHYAKRLLVINQLFGDASHHLQRFAQRP; this is translated from the coding sequence ATGGACTTCTCCTATACCGATGAACATATCGCCTTGCAAGACGCGGTGCGCCGTTTTTGCGATGGCGAATACCCCGCGCACCAGCGCGGCAATCCGGAAGCGCCGGCGCTCTGCGCCCAGCGCTGGGCCAGCATGGCCGAACTCGGCCTGCTGGGCCTGCCTTTCGACAGCGAAGTCGGCGGCAGTGGCCAGGGCACGGTTGAACTGATGCTGGTGGCGCAGGAACTGGGGCGATGCCTCGGCGGCGGTGCCTGGCTGTCGAGCGTGGTGCTTGCCGGGCAGTTGCTGGACCAGGTGGGGACGGCGCGGCAGCGCGGCCGATGGCTGCCGGAGGTGGCATCGGGCAAGTGCCGGCTGGCGCTCGCCGCCAGCGAGTCCGACTCGCGCTATAGCCTGTCCCGGGTACGCACCCGAGCCCAGGCAAGCGCCGATGGCTGGCGCATCGAGGGGCGCAAGACGCTGGTGCTCGAAGGCGGCGACGCCAATGCATTCATTGTGGTTGCGCGTACTGCAGGCGACGTGGCCGATGACGATGGGCTGACGTTATTCCTGGTCGACGCGAAGACGCCCGGCGTAGCGGTGCATGGCTTTGCCACGCTGGATGGGCGCCAGGCCGCCCATGTCGTGCTGGATGGCGTGCAGGTCGGCAGCGATGCCATGCTTGGCGAGGCTGGCCGCGCGTTGCCGCTGATCGAAGCCGCCACCGACCGCGCCAGCGCCGTGTTGTGCGCCGAAGCGGCCGGCGCGCTGGAAGCGCTGATCGATCTCACTGCCGAGCACCTGAAGACGCGCAAGCAGTTCGGCACGACGCTGGCCAGGTTCCAGGTGCTCCAGCACCGCGTGGCCGACATGCTGATCGCGCTCGAACAGAGCAAATCGATGGCCTGTGCCGCCGCCATGGCAGTGGATGCCGGCGAGCCCGTGCAGCGGCGCCGGCTGGTGTCGGCCGCCAAGGTGGTGGTCGGCCAGGCCGGGCGCCAGGTGAGCCAATGGGCGATCCAGTTGCACGGTGCGATGGGCATGACCGACGAATGCCGCGTTGGCCACTACGCCAAGCGGCTGCTGGTCATCAACCAGCTCTTCGGCGACGCGTCGCATCATCTGCAAAGGTTTGCGCAACGGCCATAG
- a CDS encoding Bug family tripartite tricarboxylate transporter substrate binding protein, with amino-acid sequence MAFIRSIKTTFCVAALGLAFGAQAQSKLPIRLLVGFAPGGSTDTVARVLADKLHSVLGQTVIVENRPGAGGRMATEALKNSAPDGLTYMVAPNATSIFPSLLYPPSVLRYDLLKDLAPVAVVVSYPLALAVSTRTGATNVKEYVDWVKSHPKEGVFGTAGLGGQTHFTGLQFGKAAGVQLNVVPYRGNGPLATDLLGGQLPAAVMTAGDIAQHQSSGQVRVIGVFGDKRSPVMPDVPTVMEQGVKVASGDAWAGVWAPGKTPKAEIERMQDALKQVLAMPEVRGILHKTSLNADFRPAAELDRLQRKELAYWGPVIKASGFTPEQ; translated from the coding sequence ATGGCATTCATCCGATCCATCAAGACTACGTTCTGCGTGGCGGCCCTGGGACTGGCGTTTGGTGCCCAGGCCCAGAGCAAGCTTCCCATTCGCCTGTTGGTGGGCTTCGCTCCCGGCGGCTCGACCGACACCGTGGCACGGGTGCTCGCCGACAAACTGCACAGTGTGCTGGGCCAGACGGTGATCGTCGAGAACAGGCCAGGCGCCGGTGGCCGGATGGCCACGGAGGCGCTGAAAAACAGTGCGCCGGACGGGCTCACGTATATGGTCGCGCCCAACGCGACCAGTATCTTCCCGAGCCTGCTCTATCCACCGTCGGTGCTCCGGTACGACCTGCTCAAAGACCTGGCGCCGGTGGCAGTGGTGGTGTCCTATCCGTTAGCGCTGGCTGTCAGCACCCGAACCGGCGCCACCAATGTCAAGGAGTACGTGGATTGGGTCAAGAGCCATCCGAAGGAGGGCGTGTTCGGCACCGCGGGGCTCGGTGGCCAGACCCACTTCACCGGATTGCAGTTCGGCAAGGCGGCCGGGGTGCAACTCAACGTCGTGCCGTATCGCGGCAACGGGCCCTTGGCCACGGACCTGCTTGGTGGCCAACTGCCGGCTGCGGTGATGACCGCGGGCGATATCGCACAGCACCAGAGCAGCGGCCAGGTCAGGGTGATCGGCGTGTTCGGCGACAAGCGCTCACCCGTGATGCCGGATGTGCCGACTGTCATGGAGCAGGGCGTCAAAGTTGCGTCAGGCGACGCCTGGGCCGGCGTGTGGGCACCAGGCAAAACGCCCAAGGCCGAGATCGAGCGCATGCAGGACGCCCTTAAACAGGTGCTGGCCATGCCAGAGGTCCGCGGCATCCTGCACAAAACCTCCTTGAACGCGGATTTCCGCCCGGCCGCCGAGCTCGACCGGCTCCAGCGCAAGGAACTGGCCTACTGGGGGCCCGTGATCAAGGCCAGCGGCTTCACCCCCGAGCAGTGA